Proteins from a genomic interval of Zingiber officinale cultivar Zhangliang chromosome 2A, Zo_v1.1, whole genome shotgun sequence:
- the LOC122040992 gene encoding uncharacterized protein LOC122040992: MESLHRHRSPGSNRFLGVFFPSPPAHEAADAAVELHESDVLWTSTAEGPPPSASPSGDGDALLSPSSRVALRRPPDRSFGILAALPEDDASDSPSSVVAVGPHLIRRKPSISSASSSASNSPSPASAAAARMIPSIQKPKPRGRAQQTHSLPVNVPVIPRRSRRFETEENGGVGDGNVNDHEMLPPHEIVARSSGRGSPKTTFSVLEGAGRTLKGRDLRRVRDAVFRQTGFLE; this comes from the coding sequence ATGGAGAGCCTCCATCGCCACCGATCCCCAGGCTCCAACCGTTTCCTTGGCGTCTTCTTCCCGTCTCCTCCCGCCCACGAAGCCGCGGACGCCGCCGTGGAACTCCACGAATCCGACGTCTTGTGGACCTCCACCGCAGAAGGCCCTCCTCCGTCCGCATCGCCGAGCGGCGATGGCGATGCCCTCCTCTCCCCTTCCTCCAGGGTCGCCCTCCGCCGCCCTCCAGACCGCTCGTTCGGAATCCTCGCCGCGCTCCCGGAGGATGACGCGAGTGACTCCCCCTCCTCCGTTGTCGCCGTTGGCCCTCATCTTATCCGGAGGAAACCGTCGATTTCTTCCGCGTCCTCCTCGGCTTCCAATTCCCCGTCGCCCGCTTCCGCGGCCGCTGCGCGGATGATCCCCTCGATTCAGAAGCCGAAGCCGAGAGGGAGAGCGCAACAAACTCACTCACTTCCGGTCAATGTGCCGGTTATTCCTCGGAGATCGAGACGATTCGAGACGGAGGAAAATGGTGGAGTCGGTGACGGAAACGTGAATGATCACGAGATGCTGCCGCCTCACGAGATCGTTGCCAGGAGCAGTGGGAGGGGGTCGCCCAAGACAACCTTCTCGGTTCTGGAAGGAGCCGGGAGGACGCTCAAAGGAAGAGATCTGCGGCGCGTCCGGGATGCTGTTTTTAGGCAGACGGGGTTTCTCGAATGA